A genome region from Streptomyces xanthophaeus includes the following:
- a CDS encoding lipopolysaccharide biosynthesis protein translates to MIETNRPAAAPADDEPDLLRDQFRQLLRYRRLIGAGIGIGLLGGVYLGISTADTYVATADVVLRAPTDDPFNPSLAPDKAINIGSERQVALSSSIANEAAKKLGVGASGFAALRSGLQVTNPPQTMVLRFTYTADSPKEAAKRANTMTEAYLLKRQEALDATRDKMVKGYKEQRDPIAKQLDELSKEIARMPAGSGRDAASSSKTDLQSEVGGYNTKITKLEALDMTPGRVTSAATAPTATDGPGIVMSLALGAAVGLALGLLAAWVRLVFDPAPRSEGDVARALRAPVLGYLPRDRTGGGPLLAAGEADPRLAEEYRSVAFRLAYDSRFADRRRLLVVAPRGSSETAAAVAVNLAASFAETGKDVLLIEADLRTPVLASQLPTDAGGRPRWSQTPGSPNQGGRHSDTEWPDGRQLVVDAGESGSFDLIPGERARNVPRSLTSARATRLISEADSPNSTVVVLAPPVLSYADALALVDRVDGVLVVCDPRAVHRTDLSRIRELISGAGGTVLGAVLHAPLPGEKRGRGKDKSGPAPTGPAGGPGTSSKPGRPAPQPQPIPYEVAEPEQHIPGDGTDTVALRTVRMGRR, encoded by the coding sequence GTGATCGAGACGAACCGCCCTGCAGCGGCACCGGCCGACGACGAACCGGATCTCCTGAGAGATCAGTTCCGGCAGCTCCTGCGCTACCGCAGGCTCATCGGCGCGGGCATCGGGATCGGCCTGCTGGGCGGCGTCTACCTCGGCATCTCCACGGCCGACACCTATGTCGCGACCGCCGACGTCGTCCTGCGCGCACCCACCGACGACCCGTTCAACCCGAGCCTCGCCCCGGACAAGGCGATCAACATCGGCTCGGAGCGCCAGGTCGCGCTCAGCTCCTCCATAGCCAACGAGGCGGCGAAGAAGCTCGGCGTGGGCGCGTCCGGCTTCGCCGCCCTGCGCAGCGGCCTGCAGGTGACCAACCCGCCGCAGACCATGGTCCTGCGCTTCACGTACACGGCGGACTCCCCCAAGGAGGCCGCCAAGCGCGCCAACACGATGACCGAGGCGTACCTGCTGAAGCGGCAGGAGGCCCTCGACGCCACCCGCGACAAGATGGTCAAGGGGTACAAGGAGCAGCGCGACCCGATCGCCAAGCAGCTCGACGAGCTGTCGAAGGAGATCGCCCGGATGCCGGCCGGTTCCGGACGCGACGCCGCCAGCTCCTCCAAGACCGATCTGCAGAGCGAGGTCGGCGGCTACAACACCAAGATCACCAAGCTCGAGGCCCTGGACATGACCCCGGGCCGCGTCACCAGCGCGGCGACCGCGCCCACCGCCACCGACGGCCCCGGCATCGTCATGTCGCTCGCGCTCGGCGCGGCCGTCGGTCTCGCACTCGGCCTGCTGGCCGCCTGGGTCCGCCTCGTCTTCGACCCCGCCCCGCGATCCGAGGGCGACGTGGCCCGGGCGCTGCGCGCCCCCGTCCTCGGCTACCTGCCGCGGGACCGGACCGGCGGCGGACCGCTGCTCGCCGCCGGTGAAGCCGATCCCCGGCTCGCCGAGGAGTACCGCTCGGTGGCCTTCCGCCTCGCCTACGACTCCCGCTTCGCCGACCGGCGCCGCCTGCTCGTCGTCGCCCCGCGCGGCAGCAGCGAGACCGCCGCCGCCGTGGCCGTGAACCTCGCCGCCTCCTTCGCGGAGACCGGCAAGGACGTCCTCCTCATCGAGGCCGACCTGCGCACCCCGGTACTGGCCAGCCAGCTGCCCACGGACGCCGGCGGCAGGCCGCGCTGGAGCCAGACCCCGGGCAGCCCGAACCAGGGCGGCCGTCACTCGGACACCGAATGGCCCGACGGGCGCCAGCTCGTCGTGGACGCCGGGGAGTCCGGCTCCTTCGACCTCATCCCGGGCGAGCGGGCGCGCAACGTCCCGCGCTCGCTGACCTCGGCCCGCGCCACCCGGCTGATCTCCGAGGCCGACTCCCCCAACTCCACGGTCGTCGTGCTCGCTCCGCCCGTACTCTCCTACGCCGACGCCCTGGCCCTCGTCGACCGCGTCGACGGCGTCCTGGTCGTCTGCGACCCGCGCGCGGTGCACCGCACCGACCTGTCGCGGATCCGTGAGCTGATCAGCGGCGCTGGCGGCACGGTCCTCGGCGCGGTGCTGCACGCGCCGCTGCCCGGCGAGAAGCGCGGCCGCGGCAAGGACAAGTCCGGCCCGGCGCCCACCGGCCCCGCCGGGGGTCCCGGGACCTCCTCGAAGCCCGGGCGGCCCGCGCCTCAGCCCCAGCCGATCCCGTACGAAGTGGCCGAGCCCGAACAGCACATCCCCGGTGACGGCACGGACACCGTCGCGCTGCGCACCGTCCGCATGGGCCGCAGATGA